From Polyodon spathula isolate WHYD16114869_AA chromosome 24, ASM1765450v1, whole genome shotgun sequence, one genomic window encodes:
- the LOC121298771 gene encoding signal peptidase complex catalytic subunit SEC11A: MHTMLSLDFLDDVRRMNKRQLYYQVLNFGMIVSSALMIWKGLMVVTGSESPIVVVLSGSMEPAFHRGDLLFLTNRVEDPIRVGEIVVFRIEGREIPIVHRVLKVHEKENGDIKFLTKGDNNAVDDRGLYKQGQHWLEKKDVVGRARGFVPYIGIVTILMNDYPKFKYAVLFLLGLFVLVHRE; the protein is encoded by the exons ATGCACACAATGCTGTCCTTGGATTTCCTAGACGATGTGCGGCGGATGAATAAACGCCAG CTCTACTACCAGGTCCTGAACTTTGGAATGATTGTTTCTTCAGCCTTGATGATCTGGAAAGGCTTAATGGTGGTTACAGGCAGTGAAAGTCCTATTGTGGTTGTCCTCAG TGGGAGTATGGAGCCGGCTTTCCACAGAGGAGACCTTCTGTTTCTTACCAACAGAGTCGAAGATCCCATCCGAGTTGGAGAAATTGTTGTCTTCAGGATAGAAGGAAGAGAGATCCCAATAGTACACAGAGTCCTCAAAGTGCATGAGAA GGAAAATGGAGACATTAAGTTTTTGACCAAAGGTGACAATAATGCTGTAGATGACAGAGGTCTGTACAAGCAGGGACAGCACTGGCTGGAGAAGAAAGATGTGGTGGGGCGGGCTAGAGG GTTTGTGCCATATATAGGAATCGTTACTATTCTCATGAATGACTATCCAAAATTTAAg TATGCAGTTTTATTTCTCCTGGGGCTCTTTGTACTGGTCCACCGGGAGTGA